The nucleotide window CACGGGGACCTATCAGCTTCACGTACGCAACTCGGGCGGCGAGCCGACCAACCTTGCACCGCTCACTGTCGTGCAGACCGGTGGCGGCGGTGCGGCGTTCTCACTGGTCGGTGGCAAGGTCGATGCCGGGGTGTACAGCTACACACTGGAGCAGCAGGGCAACAACTGGGCACTGGTCACAAACCCCGGCTCTCCGGGAGACCCCGGCGAGGGGGATCTGACACCGGGCGCGGAAACCGTGCTCGGCCTCTCCGGCGCGGGGCCGACGGTCTGGTACGGGGAAGCCGCCATTCTCCGGTCGCGGTTGGGCGAACTTCGTATCGGAGACCAAAGTAATAGCGGTGTCTGGGCACGCGCCTTCGGCAAGCAATACAACGCGAAGCCGGAGGACGGGACAAGCTACCGCCAGACGCAGTATGGCGTGATCGGTGGTGTCGACGGTGTCGTCGGTCAGGCGTGGGGAGGCACATGGCTCGTCGGTGCAATGTTGGGCACGAGCCACAGCAAGCTGAGCTTCGACAATGGCTCGACCGGTGGCGTGAACAGCTACACGGCGGGCTTGTATGCCACATGGATCACGAAGGCTGGCTGGTACTTCGACGGCCTGGTGAAGTTCAACCACTTCGTCAACAGCGCGGACGTCATCATGAGCGACGGCACGGGCTCGCATGGCGGCTTCAATAACAACGGCATCGGCGCGACGCTCGAATTCGGGCGGCACATGGAGTTCGGCAACCGCTGGTTTGTCGAGCCGTACATTCAGGCGTCGATGGTGCGCATTGGCGGGGATAACTTCTCGCTGGATAACGGCATGCAGTCTTCGACGTCTCACACCGGGTCGGTCGAAGCCCGCATTGGCGCGGCGTTCGGCAAAACGATCGAACTGTCCGGCGGCGCGCTGCTGCAACCGTACCTGAAGCTCGCCGTGATTCAGGAGTTCATCACGAGCAACCAGATCATGATCAACGGCATTAACTTCAACAACGACACCTCCGGCACGCGCGTCGAGTTCGGGGCGGGTGTGGCGGCACAACTGCGTCACAACATGCAGATTTACGCCGAAGTGGAAACGAGCGCCGGACACAAGATCAGCCAACCTTGGGGCGCCCAGATCGGCCTGCGTTACGCCTTCTGATGACATTCACCCATCGACGGCATCGGTTCTGTGGGAGGATGGGCCGATGAAAAGTCGTGAATATTTCTGAAATTAACCATTAAATCAGTGGTTTACATCATATTTCGCCCTACCGTCTGCCTCGTTGGTCAACTTTCAACGAGGTCTCCTCTTGGCGTATTCGACGTTCTCCCCGCGTTCCCGGGTTTCCACACGTTCCCAGCACTTTCCTCTGCCCACGCCCGCCCAGATGCCGATGCGTCTGCTCGCGGCATCCGTCTTTCTCGCCGTGGCCGCACTGTCCACCGACGCACGGGCGCAAGACCTCATCATCGACACCCCGTGTATCAGTGCTGACCTCAGCGGCTTTTGCACCCGCGAGCACGACGAGCTCGACGGCAACAGCATGACCGTGACCGGCGATGGCCGAGCCCGGCTGATCGGCGCGACGGACCGCGCGACTTCGTTGGAGTATTTGCGGGTGCTGGATGGTGGCACCGTTGAGGCATCGAATCTGCATATCTCCGGCGACATTACCAGCAACATCGCAGACGGTCTTCTGAGCGTCGTCGATGGCAGTCGGCTAGCGTTGTCCGATTCGACCGTCATCAATAGCGGTGACGTCGCGCTCTCGGTCGGACGCTCGACACGAGATCCGTCGCTGGCGCCGGCGATCGCGAGTCTGGAGAACGTGAGCCTGAAAGCCGTCGGACGTGGGGTGCTCCTGACGGGCGACGCGTTGCTCGAGATGTGGGGCGGTGAGGTAATTGCCGAGCGTGGCACGGGCCGGTTGAATTACGCCGTGCAGGTCACCGACAGTGCGTTTCGTGCTTACGGTACGCGCCTGGTCGGTGCCGATCACGCAGTGGTCGTCACGACCGAAGTCAATCCGACAACGGCTGGCTCGGAGGTCATCCTCTCCGGTGCGACGCTTGAGTCGGAGGATGGCGCGGCCATCAGCATCTACCGCGAGCGAGGTTCCACACCGGATGAATTCAACGTGTCGCTCGCCATCGTGAACGGCACGACCATCAAGGCGGGCAACGGCACGCTGATTGAAGTGGGTTTCGATCAGGTGGTCGATGACCCGCTTAGCGTGGACATTACGGTCGACAACAGCCGTCTGGAAGGCGACATCAAGTTCAAGGACTACGTCGATTCCGACCTTACGCTGTCGAATCATGCCGTCGTCACCGGACGCATCGAAGGCGCTGACCGTCTCCATCTCAACGATGGCGGCGAATGGCGCCTGATCGAGAATAGCCAGACGGCAAACATCGCGATGCAGGGCGGTATCGTCGACATTCACGGCACGGCGGCCGAAGGGCAGTACCACACACTGGAAATCGGCTCGCTCTCTGGCACCGGCATGTTCCGCATGGGCGTGGATTTGACCGATGCCGTGAGTGACCAACTGCATCTGACGGGCGGCGATTCGACCGGTGACTTCAGCCTTGCCGTGAAGAACACCGGCACCGAGGCGAAGGTGGAGCGTCACCAACTCGTGCAGGACGACGGCGGTAGTGCCGGATTCTCGGTGGTGGGCGACAAGGTCGATTTCGGTGCCTACTCGTACAGCCTGCAAAAGGAAGTGATCGACGGGAAGACCTATTGGCATCTCGTGCGTGACGGCGGACCGTCGGCGGGGACCGATTCGGTCGTCGGCATTTTCAGCGCCGTACCGACGGTGTGGGCGGGAGAGGCAGCCACGCTGCGTACCCGTCTGGGCGAAGTGCGTATGGCTGAGACAAAGGAAGGTGGCGTCTGGGCGCGTACGTTCGGTAATCGCCACAACGCGAGTCCGACCGTTGGTCAGGGATATTCGCAAGATCAATGGGGTTTGATCGCGGGTGCAGACCGTGTGATCTCACGCGACGACAACGGCACGCTGTTGGTAGGCGCGATGGCCGGTATCGCCTTGGATACGCCCGGTATAGCTGTGGATCGTGCAGTCGAGCACGTCGCCGAGGGCGGTTAGCTTGGCATCGCTCAGGCCGTCCGTTTCAACGCCGTCTGGCAAGTCGAGTCGTCCAAGCAGGGGCGAGCCCGGCGCTTCGGTATCGACGATGTAAGTGAGGAGCGGCGCGTCGTCCGTCACGTCATGCGAGATCGAGGACTCCAGGAAATACGTCAATGTGTGCGCGCGGTCTGCGCGGGGTGCCGGGATCGTAAAAACCAGGACGCCGTTGGTGAATTCGTCCATCGTGATGTCGCGCACGGGCTGTGGCACATCGTCGATTTTGAGATGGACAAAGTCACCGTCATACCAATTGGGCAGCAGGATGGATGTGATCGTCAGGTCATTCGCCTGCCAGGAAGACAGCAGCAACAACTGCTCCGGAAACCCCGTCGGAATGGTGGCCAGGGCGGCCGCGTCGATGACGAGGTTGTTCGGCGCGTCCAGGATGGCGGTGGCCCCTGCCTTGCCCGGCGGCTTGTCCTTCTTGAGCGCGATCTTACGGCGGCCGGGGACTCTGTACTGCGCATAGTTCGCAGAATCGCGTTTCATGGCGGACTCCTTCGTCTACTGATTCGGACGTGCGTCTTGCCCGGCGGTGTTTGACGCCGGGACACTGCCGCAATCGGCAGTCCCGTCGCTCGCACGCAGCGTCGGGGAGCCCATTGTGGAACCGGAGATTTGCGCCCGGTAACTGTCAACGTTGACAGTTGGCGCGCGTGATGCCGGCGTGGCTTGATGGGGAACCGGTTTGCCGGCCGCGCCACGACTCGTGTGGCATTTCTCCGGCGCCATGATCATGCGGAGACGACCATGCTCACGAACGACGCCCTGTCCGCGCTTCAATCCAATGCTTCAGCCAGTGCGGGGGGCAGCGCGGCGGGCTCCCATGTCGTGCTAGCCCCTGTCACGCGCGATCCGACCTATGGCGCACTGGTTGACTTCGCCCCGCCGCAGATCCCGGCGGCGCAAGCCTATGACGGCATCGGCGCGCGCGACGTCAACAAACCCGACGGCAAGATCAAAGTGATCGTGACGCCGAACATTCTGTGGGACATCGGTGACTCGATTGCGCTGTACTGGGGCGACGATCGCGTGGCCGTCGCGCACCACGTGCTCGGGGCCGGTGATCTGGACTTACCGTTGACGCTGGAAGTCGATGTGCTCGTCGTGCAGCGCCTCTACGATGCCTCGGGGCTGCAAGTCAGCCCGGTCGATGTCTGGTACCGGTTCACGACCGGTAATACGGGTGACGAACAGCTCTCGGTGGCAACGACGATCATCGTCAAGCTCACCCTGCCGGGCGGCCCCGACCCCGATCCCATCGGAACACCGTGGACCAATGAGAACCTCGCGCCCGCCGAAATTCCCGAGGGCATCATCGGTGGGCCGGATGCCGACAATGGCGTGCCCGTCGCAGCGCAATTCGCTCACGATTCTCGGCCAACCCGCTGATTTGCCTGCACCGCGTGTGGTGGAGGCAAATGGCGACGAACTTGATCCGGACGATGCCGTGACCGGTGCCAACGTGGTCATCGACGTGTGGCCGGAAATGGCGGCGCAGGATGGGGTGATGTTGCGTTGGGAGGGTGTCAAGGCGAGTGGTGCGCCGTGGGTCCATATCGACGAGCAGATCATCGCGGCGCCGGCCGTGGGCCAGCCGGTCAATTTTCTGGTGCCGCCTGAGTACGTGTCTGCACTCGCCGGTGGCACGGTCACGGTGTATTACATCATCACCCCGGCAACGCCCGGGGCGTTGCCTCGCGAGTCGGCACGCGTCATGTTGACCGTGCTTGGCGAGGTGACCTTGCCTGCCCCCGATGTTGACGGGGTGAGCAACGGCGAACTCAATCCGCCGGACGATCCCGCGGCTGGCGTCAACGTCACCGTCCCTGCGTGGGAATTGATGAGCGTCGGCGACGTGCTGGAGGCGTTCTGGGAAGGGCAGACGGCCGCAGGAACGGTCAGTGCCGAGCACACGTTGACGGCCAGCGATCTGAATCAGCCGTATGTTTTCCTCGTGCCGCGTGAGTTTGTCGATGCCAACGCCGCGGGGCAGGATTTCGTCGACGTGTGGTACCGCGTGACGCGCACCGGGCAGCCCGCACCGCAGAATTCGGCGGTGAACCGGTTCCGCGTCATCACGCCGCTAGCGCCCGCATTGCCACCGCCGGAAGTCGACGAGGCCGTGGGTGACATCCTCGATCCCGAGCCGCTGCCCGCAGCGGGCGCGACGGTTCGGGTGAAGCCGTATGACGGCATGGTCGCTGGCGACGCCATCACGATTCGCTTCGGTGCAGGCTCGGGAGGCGGAGAGCACACGGACACGCTTGATGTCACCGCGAACATGGTCGGGCAGGACATCACCCTGCGGGTGCCGAAATCCAAGGTGCAGTTCCATGCGGGCAGTACCGTCGTCGTCAACTACACCGTGTATCGTCTCGATGGCCGCGAGCAGGATTCGGAGGATCGGGTGCTGACGGTGCGCACCGACGACAAGTGGCCTGCGCCCGGTGTCGACGATGCCGAGGACGATTACCTTGACCCCGAACTGGCGGCGCTGGGTGCGACGACGCGCATTTTCAGCTACGCCGGTATGCAGCGCGATGACCGTGTCGTGCTGCACTGGGGGAACCCGGGCGATGCCGGGTACTACACCGACAGCATTACGTTGAGCACCGAAGTTGCTGTGTCCGGCCCGCTCGCCGATGTCGATGCCCCCGAGTGTGAACAGGCGGTCAATGGCGCGCTCAATCCCGACGATCTGGGTGCGCCGGGCGCGAGCTTCGTCATCAAGGCTTATGCCGGTATGGCGGTCGGTGACTACATCCTGCTGCGTTTCGACGCGGGCGGCCCGAACGAAGCGACGGCCGATTTCGACGTCACGACCAACTTCGTGGGGCAAGACGTCACGATCCGGATTCCCAAGAACAAGATCGTGCCCGCGCTCGATACCGCGGTCGACGTCGACTACGTGATTGAACCCGCCGCCGGTGGTGACAGCATCGCATCCGAAATCCTGTCGCTGTACATCGGCGTGCGTGACGACGTTGGGTTGACGGCGCCGTCGGTCGATGAGGCCGATGGCGATCATCTCGATCCGGAGTACATCGAGTACGGCGTGCGCGTGCGTATTCCCGTGTACGACGACATGGCGATCGACGACGAGATCGTGCTGCACTGGGGGGCCGAGGGCGACGCCGGGTACTACACCGACAGGATTACCGTGCGAGCCGTGCGCGAGGTCACGTTCCCGATCCTGACGGAGAATCTCGAGCCGTTTCTCAACAAGACGGTGCCCGTGCCCACAGCTTCAGGGATGTGCGGCCATGGATGCCGCTCAGAGTGCGCTCGGCTGACGACACCCTCACGCTCAATCCGGCCAACGTGACAGGTTCTGGCGTGCAAGAGAGTTTGCTCG belongs to Pandoraea norimbergensis and includes:
- a CDS encoding autotransporter outer membrane beta-barrel domain-containing protein, with the protein product MPMRLLAASVFLAVAALSTDARAQDLIIDTPCISADLSGFCTREHDELDGNSMTVTGDGRARLIGATDRATSLEYLRVLDGGTVEASNLHISGDITSNIADGLLSVVDGSRLALSDSTVINSGDVALSVGRSTRDPSLAPAIASLENVSLKAVGRGVLLTGDALLEMWGGEVIAERGTGRLNYAVQVTDSAFRAYGTRLVGADHAVVVTTEVNPTTAGSEVILSGATLESEDGAAISIYRERGSTPDEFNVSLAIVNGTTIKAGNGTLIEVGFDQVVDDPLSVDITVDNSRLEGDIKFKDYVDSDLTLSNHAVVTGRIEGADRLHLNDGGEWRLIENSQTANIAMQGGIVDIHGTAAEGQYHTLEIGSLSGTGMFRMGVDLTDAVSDQLHLTGGDSTGDFSLAVKNTGTEAKVERHQLVQDDGGSAGFSVVGDKVDFGAYSYSLQKEVIDGKTYWHLVRDGGPSAGTDSVVGIFSAVPTVWAGEAATLRTRLGEVRMAETKEGGVWARTFGNRHNASPTVGQGYSQDQWGLIAGADRVISRDDNGTLLVGAMAGIALDTPGIAVDRAVEHVAEGG